One genomic segment of Scylla paramamosain isolate STU-SP2022 chromosome 11, ASM3559412v1, whole genome shotgun sequence includes these proteins:
- the LOC135104944 gene encoding uncharacterized protein LOC135104944: protein MADSEGGTQLASPIDGGGTPHSPTHPTDGLPLIRQHLRDRGISQADVCRSYERNRQKDGWWFHCGRPNCGTLVKEPRLITKMKNVLTLPLTTEDHPIMRHTKGVGYDCVTTARGALSLLGLVATTPWSTDCLEVYST from the exons ATGGCTGATTCCGAGGGGGGCACACAACTTGCGTCACCCATCGACGGAGGAGGAACACCCCATTCTCCGACACACCCGACTGATGGCTTGCCTCTTATCCGGCAACATCTGCGAGATAGGGGCATTTCTCAGGCAG ATGTCTGCAGGAGCTACGAGAGGAACAGGCAAAAGGATGGCTGGTGGTTCCACTGTGGCCGTCCCAACTGTGGGACGCTTGTCAAGGAGCCCCGGCTCATCACAAAGATGAAGAACGTGCTCACTCTACCACTCACAACAGAGGACCACCCCATCATGAGACATACTAA AGGAGTGGGGTATGACTGTGTCACCACTGCCAGGGGGGCTCTTTCTTTGCTTGGATTAGTGGCAACAACCCCATGGTCAACAGACTGCTTAGAGGTGTATTCAACCTGA